One Aegilops tauschii subsp. strangulata cultivar AL8/78 chromosome 7, Aet v6.0, whole genome shotgun sequence genomic window carries:
- the LOC109760007 gene encoding uncharacterized protein, whose translation MPSSSSSVYPEPRVLTAAELIAGNDAKETRATGAEGFASLLRTQEEVDALCDKYGVPKKFTARPAGDLRANSTPPPGGICVYARALEAGMQVPLHGFFRAVLAHFGIAPAQLTPNGWRFMAGFLVLCQSTGVPPSLAVFLRFFHLFIMDQKHEKGWYFFRSRRDIASLPNGGCKTTPGWRHEFFFLSSPEPWHCAVEWGEPSNSSFIDPVLTVEENKSVVKLLSAHGGTAADLRNLLPARRCRICAAVDLRNLLPATCPRRRRSNLAAASPPPRPSSCTDPSVHDTSGEEAAAQASASAKKRTWEEANGGEDDGHTTVWDGGRELLQETVAPPLERASAASEPSDGAAIRRAANCVLELGEKLVARERDAAALREQLEEAKAELAAAKCAADRDLEKAKSELAAAGAELEKTNAEFAAVEAEVVKTKAELSASLVEAELAAAKQAAEAVKTKAEHAAAWEEVVRTKSELAAAEAELVQAKAELTAAKRAAETELVKTKAKLAAVEAELESAKAAAVQQLLASEEQVRQRAEDALEGYKRWRGHHAPAGRAA comes from the exons atgccttcctcctcctcctccgtctaCCCGGAACCCCGCGTCCTCACCGCAGCCGAACTCATCGCCGGCAATGATGCCAAGGAAACGAGGGCCACGGGCGCCGAGGGCTTCGCTTCGCTCCTGCGCACCCAGGAGGAGGTCGACGCGCTCTGCGACAAGTACGGCGTGCCGAAGAAGTTCACCGCGCGCCCCGCCGGCGACCTGCGCGCGAACTCGACGCCGCCTCCGGGGGGCATCTGCGTGTACGCGCGCGCGCTGGAGGCCGGGATGCAAGTCCCGCTGCACGGCTTCTTCCGTGCGGTCCTCGCCCACTTCGGCATCGCGCCGGCGCAGCTCACGCCCAACGGGTGGCGCTTCATGGCGGGCTTCCTCGTGCTCTGCCAGTCCACCGGCGTCCCTCCCTCGCTCGCGGTATTCCTGCGCTTCTTCCACCTGTTCATCATGGATCAAAAGCACGAGAAAGGGTGGTACTTTTTCCGATCCAGGCGGGACATCGCAAGCTTGCCGAACGGGGGTTGCAAAACCACCCCGGGCTGGAGACACGAGTTCTTCTTCCTCTCGTCGCCGGAGCCGTGGCATTGCGCCGTGGAGTGGGGCGAGCCGTCCAATAGCTCCTTCATCGACCCGGTGCTCACCGTTGAGGAAAACAAATCGGTGGTGAAGCTGCTAAGTGCTCACGGTGGCACCGCTGCTGATCTCAGGAACCTGCTCCCTGCTCGGCGCTGCCGTATCTGCGCCGCTGTTGATCTTAGGAACCTGCTCCCTGCTACGTGcccacggcggcggcggagtaACCTTGCTGCCGCATCCCCGCCGCCTCGGCCTTCTTCGT GTACGGATCCCTCCGTCCATGACACAAgcggggaggaggcggccgcgcaAGCGTCGGCGTCGGCGAAGAAGAGGACTTGGGAGGAAGCCAACGGCGGGGAGGACGACGGACACACCACAGTCTGGGATGGCGGACGGGAGCTGCTGCAGGAAACCGTCGCGCCGCCGTTGGAGCGCGCGTCCGCGGCGAGCGAACCTTCCGACGGCGCAGCGATTCGGCGG GCTGCGAACTGCGTGCTCGAACTGGGGGAGAAGCTGGTGGCCAGGGAGCGCGACGCCGCGGCTCTGCGGGAGCAGCTGGAGGAGGCAAAggccgagctcgcggcggcgAAGTGTGCGGCGGACAGGGATCTTGAGAAGGCAAAGTCCGAGCTCGCCGCGGCGGGAGCGGAGCTGGAGAAGACCAATGCGGAGTtcgcggcggtggaggcggaggtggtgaaGACGAAGGCCGAGCTCTCCGCGTCTCTTGTGGAGGCTGAGCTCGCCGCGGCAAAGCAAGCGGCGGAGGCCGTGAAGACGAAGGCGGAGCACGCTGCGGCTTGGGAGGAGGTGGTGAGGACGAAGTCCGAGCTCGCCGCCGCGGAGGCAGAGCTGGTGCAGGCCAAGGCCGAGCTCACCGCGGCGAAGCGCGCCGCGGAGACGGAGCTGGTGAAGACGAAGGCCAAGCTCGCCGCGGTGGAGGCGGAGCTGGAGAGCGCCAAGGCGGCGGCGGTGCAGCAGCTCCTGGCCTCCGAGGAGCAAGTGCGGCAGCGCGCGGAGGACGCGCTGGAGGGATACAAGCGCTGGCGAGGTCATCACGCTCCGGCTGGTCGTGCCGCCTGA